From the Paucidesulfovibrio longus DSM 6739 genome, the window CCGTGCAAGCAGCAGCCAGTTCTCATTGTATTCGCCCTGCGCCAGGAAACGCAGGACAACATCTCCGCCCTCATGCGGGAGCCAACCTTCACGCACCAGGCAACGCCGAATCTGCTCTTCCCATTCCATGCCCTGTTTTGCCACATCCCGGCATTGCAGACAATCATTGCGAAAGATATCGGCTTTTTCCGAAACATCGCTTGCGCCGCATAGATGACGGACTTATTTTCAAGGGAAGCAGGAGATACAAACATGTCCGAATCCGAAAGCAAGCGCCACGTGACCCTGAATCTGGAACATTGCCACGGCTGCATGGGCTGCGTTGAGATGTGTCCGGAAGTCGTCGGCTGGAACGATGCCAACGACCGCCCATATCTGAAGCGCCTGGACGTGACGGAAGAAGAAATCCGGGAAGCCATGGCCTGTTGTCCCAAGGATTGTTTCGAATCCGAAGAGGACTAGACCAGACCTCCTGCGGACTTCGCGCGGGGTCGTTTATCCGGACCAATGCCCCACGCGGTGATTCCGGACCGCGTGACCGCGGGACATCCCTCGAAGCCACGGATTGTTCCAGACGCCCTGCGGTCGTCAGTGTCCTGCGGCCTTGGCCCGGCTTATTTGGGGCTCATCCGGCTCAAGCGCATCACTGCGGGAGGCGGCGCCAGCGAGCGCGGGAACCCGGAGCCAAACGAAAGTCCACGCGGGCGAAAACATGGCCCGCGTGGAAGACACCGCGCTCGTTACGAAAGGGCGCGCTCTTCGCTCCAGGCCGGCGCGCCGCAAGCGATACGACCTGGGCGTGTGTCGATCCGAGAAAACAGGACCGCTTCCCGAAAGCGGTCGCTCAAGCCGAACAAGCCCTAAAAATGCTTCATGGCCTTTTCCCAGGCGTCCTTCAGCTCGCCAAAGGCCTTGCCAAGACCATCCTTGACGTCCACCCAAGCCTTGCCGCTGGAGTCGGAAGCCTTCTTGATCTGCTCGCTGACGTTCTCGTACATGGCTTGGGCCTTGTAGAGGTATTGCTTGGCGTCCTTGCCGAGCTGGTCGGCATTCTTGATCTTGGATTCGATCTTGCCCCTCAAGTCGCCCGCCAGAAGGCAGATATCCTTGAACTTGAGCCAGTCCGGACCGAAATGGCAGGAGGCGGCTTTCTTCAATTCGCTGCCCGGTGAAAACTTGGCCACCCGGCGAGCCTCAATCAGCAAGGGTTCCCCGGTCTGGGGGTTGCGTCCGGTGCGGGCTTTTCTTTCCGAGGTTGAAAACGTGCCGAATCCCCTGAGGGGAACGGTGCCGCCCGCTGCCAACTCATCCTTGATGGATTCCAATACGACGTCGATCACCTTGTCGCCCTGGGCGACCGAATCCAGCCCGGCCCTCGCGGCCAGGGCTTTGGCCAATTCCTGCTTGGTCATGGTATCCTCCTAGGGAAATTGAAAACGACGATACCTCAAAACGATGACATGTGACAATGCGTGCCGGGAACAACGCCCTGCGAACGCTG encodes:
- a CDS encoding HU family DNA-binding protein; the protein is MTKQELAKALAARAGLDSVAQGDKVIDVVLESIKDELAAGGTVPLRGFGTFSTSERKARTGRNPQTGEPLLIEARRVAKFSPGSELKKAASCHFGPDWLKFKDICLLAGDLRGKIESKIKNADQLGKDAKQYLYKAQAMYENVSEQIKKASDSSGKAWVDVKDGLGKAFGELKDAWEKAMKHF
- a CDS encoding ferredoxin, with protein sequence MSESESKRHVTLNLEHCHGCMGCVEMCPEVVGWNDANDRPYLKRLDVTEEEIREAMACCPKDCFESEED